One genomic window of Garra rufa chromosome 2, GarRuf1.0, whole genome shotgun sequence includes the following:
- the cst7 gene encoding cystatin-F, which produces MRVSHQTLVLLFLAGLCSLEKVPVHTFGTKPIPGTLQNVSKNDTGVKEAVLTGTYSFNNKSNDAFLFKASAVDDAKRQIVKGIRYILEVEISRTMCKKRGNNDDLNNCPFQTDSLLRQTFFCHFDVWSIPWMKTMSTTFFKCRSNYVF; this is translated from the exons ATGAGGGTCTCACATCAGACTCTAGTTTTGCTTTTCTTAGCAGGCTTATGCTCACTCG AGAAAGTTCCAGTTCACACATTCGGGACCAAACCAATCCCAGGAACTCTACAGAACGTCAGTAAGAATGACACTGGGGTGAAGGAGGCCGTCCTGACTGGAACCTACTCATTTAATAACAAATCCAACGACGCTTTCCTCTTCAAAGCATCAGCTGTTGATGACGCAAAGAGACAG ATAGTCAAAGGCATCCGctatattctggaagtggagaTCTCACGGACCATGTGCAAGAAGAGAGGCAACAATGATGACCTCAACAACTGTCCCTTCCAGACAGACAGTCTGTTACGACAG ACTTTCTTCTGTCACTTTGACGTGTGGTCCATTCCATGGATGAAGACAATGTCAACCACATTTTTTAAATGTCGTTCAAATTATGTATTCTGA
- the apmap gene encoding adipocyte plasma membrane-associated protein — protein MNEPEGLRFRRLNRPQIITDETHEPQYKNTSSYSGKVFRVTLLTLVAFLLFPLLVVVFVLESPIQPEVFSLNEPPLMTGCYEPNLKLRQAERLFEERLIGPESLANIGDVLYTGTADGKIVKIEGRNIHVIATLGKPPCGSREYEHTCGRPLGIRVGPNGTLFVADAYLGLFEVNPVTGEVKSLLSTGKMVGGRRLGFVNDLDVTQDGKKLYFTDSSSRWQRRDFMHLIMEATADGRVLEYDTETKEVTVMMENLRFPNGIQLFPDEESVLVTETTMARIRRVHVSGLNKGGMDTFIDNLPGFPDNIRRSSSGGYWVAMSAVRPNPGFSMLDFLSQRPWLKKLIFKLFSQDTLLKFVPRYSLVVELQDGGTCVRSFHDPHGMVAAYISEAHEYNGYLYLGSFRSPYLCKLDLSKV, from the exons ATGAATGAGCCCGAGGGACTGCGGTTCAGGAGGTTGAACAGACCTCAAATAATTACAGATGAAACCCATGAACCACAGTACAAAAACACAAG cTCTTACAGTGGGAAGGTGTTTCGTGTGACATTACTGACATTAGTGGCTTTCCTGCTTTTCCCATTGCTGGTGGTTGTTTTCGTGTTGGAGTCTCCCATTCAACCAGAGGTGTTCAG TCTTAATGAACCACCTCTGATGACTGGCTGTTACGAGCCAAACCTGAAACTCAGGCAGGCAGAGCGACTCTTTGAGGAGCGGCTTATCGGACCAGAATCCCTTGCTAACATTGGAG ATGTTTTGTACACTGGGACAGCTGATGGAAAGATCGTCAAAATTGAGGGAAGGAATATTCATGTAATAGCAACACTTGGCAAGCCACCATGTG GCTCTCGAGAGTACGAACACACTTGTGGACGTCCTCTGGGAATCCGTGTGGGACCCAATGGCACCTTGTTTGTAGCCGATGCCTATTTGGGACTGTTTGAGGTCAATCCTGTCACAG GTGAGGTCAAATCTCTGTTGAGCACAGGGAAGATGGTCGGTGGTCGCCGTCTGGGCTTTGTGAACGATCTGGATGTCACTCAGGATGGCAAAAAGCTGTATTTCACCGACTCCAGCAGCAGATGGCAGCGCAGAGACTTCATGCATCTGATCATGGAAGCCACAGCAGATGGACG TGTGCTTGAGTATGATACAGAGACCAAGGAAGTGACTGTGATGATGGAGAACCTGAGGTTTCCAAACGGCATCCAGCTCTTCCCTGATGAGGAGTCTGTTCTGGTGACTGAAACCACAATGGCCAGAATAAGAAG AGTTCATGTGTCTGGTCTCAATAAAGGAGGTATGGATACATTTATAGACAATCTCCCGGGGTTTCCTGACAACATTCGACGCAGTTCTTCAGGTGGATACTGGGTTGCCATGTCTGCTGTGAGACCCAACCCTGGCTTCTCCATGCTTGACTTCCTGTCTCAAAGACCCTGGTTAAAGAAGCTCATATTTAAG CTCTTCAGTCAAGATACGCTATTAAAGTTCGTGCCGCGCTACAGTCTGGTGGTGGAGCTGCAGGACGGCGGGACATGCGTACGCAGCTTCCACGACCCACACGGCATGGTGGCGGCCTACATCAGCGAGGCACACGAGTACAACGGCTACCTATACCTGGGCTCCTTCCGCTCCCCGTATCTGTGCAAGCTGGATCTGAGCAAAGTGTGA